TTTGCTATATTAAAGGGGGCATTCACCCACGCCTCAACCGTGAATCCCTGATCATAATTGAAGGCTGCATCTTCACCAGCCACCACCTGCTGATTGCCTTTCGCAAACTCCAGTGCATAATCTGATGTTACATTGGGTTCAGCAAAAACATTAAATGTAGTGCTTTCGGTCAGTGCACCCACATTAAAATCCAAGGCAGCTCCAGTACCTGCAATGGGTCCCTCTATCACACTATTGTCCAGGCTGTTTCGCAAGAAATAATTGAATCCAGTCTCCGAACTAGCGGTTGAGATAGTAATACCACTATCGCTACCGTCTGTACATACATCCGTCGCACTGGCAGTGAGTGCTTGATCCGTGATCGGCGACAAAACAGTCACAACAGCATCAGCTGTAGCCACGTTCCCATGATCATCAGTTACCGTGATGGTCACTGTATTCTCACCGAGTTCGCTACAACCGAAAGTGCTCTGGGACAAAGTAATGAGAGGGGTAGTGGTACAATTATCCGAAATAGACGTACTCACATCAGCAGTGACTATATTGGCCGAATTGGTTGATGCGTCCAGGGTTACGGTTGCATTTTGCACCACTATCTGTGGTACAGCCTGATCTTCAATCGTTAGATTAACGCTGGCATCTACCGTTTGTCCTGATCCAAAATTGGCTGTGATAGTGACACTTTGAGTCCCAATATCTGTACAAGTAAAATCTGATTGAGAAAAAGTATAACTGATACTGCTACAGTTAGAAAATGGAGTCGTATCTACATTCTCAATCGATAGAGTTGCATTGCCTGTCTCGTCCAGGGCCAGAGTCACGTCCACCGCTTCTATATGCGGCACTATGGTAACTATCGCGGTAGTTGAGGCCAGATTGCCCTGTGCATCCTCTCCGGTCAGAGTCACCGTATTTTCTCCCAAATTGTCACAGGTAAAACTGCTGATGTCCAATGAAAGTGAAACGGGATCTCCGCAAGTATCAGAAGAGCCATTGTCCACCTCTTCGGCAGTGATAGTAGCAGCTCCCTCAGCATTGAGGGTAACAGTAATATCCTGAGCTAGCATATTTACTCCCGTGCTGCTGACGCAGGCTGTTTCTGCAAATAAATTCCCCACAGCAGTAGCATCCAGACTAGAAGAATAAAAACGAACATCATCTATCACCTCACGGTAGTTGGAAGTACTATTACCGTCTTTGCTATTGGCAATAGTCACTGGATAGGCAGCATTGGTAAAACGTTTGACCTGAGACCAGGAATGATCAGGGGCATTGTAAATTTGATCTTGGGTAGCCTCCAATACGTTGTCTACATATACTTTGTATGTGGCCTTGATCTGAGTTCCATTCTGACGTTCGCCTCCATTGGTAAAGATGGTAACTGCCACGTGATGCCAATTGCCATCTGCAATATTAGTAGTAGCACTTGTACTCAAATATCCTGTAAAGCCTGTTTGTTCATAAACCGATCCAGACACAATATTCACCACTTGTTTTCTCCACTGGAAGTTTCCAGCCACACCAACAACCCCGTTTTGGAGGTAAACATAATATCCAGTCTGACTGCTGGTTTCTGCTTCAGAGCTTCGTTCTGACTGATCGATAATTACTCGCTTATTGGTATCATTGGTCGTCGTTTTGATCCAAAAACTGACCGTGTTGTCAAAATGGCTAAATCCACTTCTCTGCAAATAATCTCCCGCTAAATTCAAAGCTTTGTTGGCTCCACCTGCTCGATTGTCTGTGGGTGCCAAGGTAGTACCGGTCGCAACCAGATCAGCATCTCCGGCGGTATCCTCATAGCTCCCCTGGCTAAAACGATATTCGCCTACTAAGCCTGCTGTAGGCACTTGCCCCATGACCGAAAAGGCCAACAGCAAGAAGAAAAGGTTTAAATAGATCTTTCTCATAATTGTTCAAATTGATTTCAGAATCAAATGAACCTGATCTATGAACCAAATTTTGAAAGGATGACAATACGTCGGGACTGACTGAATATTCGTTTGGAATCAATGAATATTCGCAACGGGGTATTTCAGAGCTGACTAAGAGCGGCTAACAATTGATCTTTCTTACGAACTGCCACAGGCAAAGCACTACCGTCCTTCATATAGACAGTACCCCCTTCTTTCTTTTCGTATCGATCAAAGTGCATCAAATTGATAAGGTGCGACTGATGCGCTCTAAAAAACAATTGCTCCCTAAACATAGCATCATACTCTTTGAGTGTTTTAGAGATGATCAATCGGCGACCATCTACCAAATAAAACTGCGTATAGTTCGCATCCGATTCGCATCGTACAATGTCCCTAAGCGCAACCAAGTAGACATTGTCAGCATCCTTTAGCACGATTTTTTTGTCTTGATTTTGCACTTCCTGATTCTGAACCAAACTACTCACCTTGATCCCAATTTCAGTTCGGTCTGTTATGGTCTTCGCCTTATTGATGGCAGTCACCAGATCGTCAGGATCTACAGGCTTCAGTACATAATCGAGTGCGCTATATTTGAAGGCCTTGATAGCAAAGGCATTGTGCCCTGTCACGAAAATGAGTTGAAAATCTAACTCACCATAGATCGCCAGTAGATCGAAACCGGTACCGTCCTGCATCTCCACATCCAACAAGACCAAATCGGGTTGATGCTTCCGGATACAAGCAATACCCTCATGCACACCATGGGCCACCCCCACTATCTCCAATTCAGGGAAATAAATAGAGAGTAAGGTTTTTAGGTTCTCTACAACAGCTAATTCATCATCTATCAATACCGCTCTCATCTCTTAAAGATTGTCTGCTCAAACATAACTGAACGGTAGCTTCAATTCAATTTTGGCACCCGCTATTTCTCCATTTTCATTGACATCATTGCCTACTACCAATTGAATTTTGTTTTTGAGGGATCGGTTGAATGTATCTATTCTCTCCTGGATAATCTGAGTGGATAGAGATCGACGAGAACTCTCCCCCGATTCTTCAAAACCCGTTCCATTATCCCGGAGAGTAACCTGTATGAAATCACCAGATTTTTTCAGATCCAATATGATCTTTCCGTTTTGGGATTTGTTAATTAGCCCATGTTCTATGGCGTTTTCTACAAAGGGCTGAACAAACATAGGAGGCAGCGTATCAATCTCAGGATCGATTGCATCATCGACGTTGATTTCATATTCAAAACTTCCATTCAGCCTCATCTGATGTATGACCATATAGTTATTGAGCATTTCCAATTCTTCCTCTACGGTGATGAACTCCTGCCTGGAATTTTCCAATATTTCCCTCATCAATTTGGAGAATTTAGAAAGGTAAGAGGCGGCCGCCTGGGCTTCATTTTTCAATACGAAATTTTGGACCGCCAGTAGGGCATTAGAGATAAAATGGGGGTTGAGCTGAGAACGAAGGAAACGCTGCTGCAACTCTGATTGCGCTCTTTCTCTTCGTTGTACCTGGGTTTTATAGACCAGGTACACGATCAATGCAATTACTGCTAATAGTATACCTCCCACCCAAATCGCTAGATTCTTTTGCTTCAATTCCAGGGTTTGTATTGCTGCTTGCTGAGCCAAAGACTCAATCTCGGCTTCCTTTTTTTCTGTTTCGTATTTGGCTTGAAATTCTGCCGTTATTTTTTCTCTTTCCTCAGAATGTATGGCTTCATTCAAAGAGTCAAATTTTCCCCAGGCCTTGTCCGCGTAATTATATTCTTCTAGAATGCTATAGTTAAAATACAATTGCTCATATGTTTCTAATATTAACCTTGCTGCACCTACTTCCTTGTACAAGGAGAGTGCCTTGTTCAAATAATCCACCGCCAGCCTATAATTTTTCTCCCTCGTTTCCAGTTTACCCAATGAAAAATAAACGCCAGCAAGTGATCTTAATTGACTGTTTTGTTCAAAATATGGGGTTACTTCCTCTAACATTCTTCTGGCTTCAGGATACTTTCCCATTTCCACATACAGATTGGCCATTGTTGCCATCATGACCATTTCACCTGGTACGAAACCTGCTTGTTTTGAAATCCTAACAGCCTCCTTGTATAGTCGCTCTGCTTTGCTGAATTGTTTTAATTCTGAGTAGGAGTAACCAGCCACGAAATAATACCTGGCTTTACTTCCAGAGTCTTCATTTTCTTCAACAATATCAATATTGGACAATTGTACCTCCAGTGCCTTTTCAATCTCCCCAATGTTTTGGTATAACAGTCCCAATTCACTATTCACTAATAATAGCTCATCCCGAAGCATTAAAGAGTCCAAAATCTTCTCAGAATCGAGCGCATAAGATATCGCCTCCGGATACAAACCAGACAATCTATGGTACACGGCTAAATACCTCAATATCAATGCCTCACTTCTTTTATCATTGATTTCTTTCGATATTTCCAAGCCTTCAGTGAGGTAGGCAATACCTTCCGTATTGTTTCTGGTTCTATGGAAGTTATAAAGGTTCGTCAGCAATTCTATTCTTGTTGAATCCCTTTTTGTATTAATCTCTAATTCATGCAAGAGGCTATCTAACTCTGGCGAGTCCATACTATCTTTTGCCAGCATACTATCTTTTGCCAGAGTGACTACAGTCTGCATGATTAAAAAGATGACCAATAAGTATTGAAGGACTTGCTTATACATATAACAAGGTTTTTAAGAAAAATTACTGCTCAGACTAGTTTTCCAAACTCAAGACTATTCATTTAATTCTGAAATTGTAAGCTCAGAAATAAAATCCATTACGACCTAAACGTTTTCACCTGAGAGAAAAAACGATTGGTGAATTGCCAAATAGTGATTTTTTCTAGGTTATTGGGATCAAAACCAAATAGTAGTCTTGTACTGTTTTTGTATGAAGGTATCAGTTTCCAATATTATTAAATGACACTGAACCAATAGGAACCCTTATGGTCTAAAGCCTGATCACAAGACAAGACATAACAATAGGCAATAAATTGATTGACCAAAATGTGTTTTTCATGAATGAAGAAAGGATCACTCACACAAAATACCCAATTCCGGAAAATAATGTAAGCCTATCGACAATTTGGATTCAACTAACTGTATAGTTACATTTGAATAGAACCAATCTTTCCTAAGATGAAAAAGAACATCATTATAGTCCTACTTGCACTCATTACGGTATTTTTTGTTGTCCTTTCTAATATCAAAGCAGAAGAAGCAGATAAGTATAAAACTATGGCAGAAGCCAATCTAAAATTAGCCAAACAAAGTGAACAAAAGGCTCTAGAGCAGGAGGAGTTGGCTACAATGAAAGCGGCAGAAGCCCGGGTAGAAGCCAGAAGAGCAGAGGAAGCCGTTAGAAAAGCAGAAAAGGCCTTGTTGGAATGCCAGGGTAAATAGCCAAAAACCTGAATAAAAAGCAGGAATCGAAATGATCTGCATCAGGGCACTGCAATTAAGAGTACAGAGTCTTCAATCAAACTAGATGGGCTTCTATATTTGCCCACCTAAACATATCTGCCATGAAGTACTTTGTTATCCTAATTCTGATCGCAAAGACTGTCACTCACCTGAGCGCACAATCTGACCAATCCCTGTTCAACAACCACTCTGGGCACCATGACTGGGCCTACTCTGGCCAATACGGACCCGATCACTGGGCCGAACTGGATCCCGAATACCGTGATTGCAATGGTGATTTACAGTCTCCTATAGACTTGGTTCATGCGGTTTGCCAAGCCAAAAAAGTAGACATTCAGTTTCACTACCACCCCTTCTTCGTAGACCTCATCAACAACGGTCATACCCTCATCGAAAAGGTAGTGGAACCAAAAGCGCTGGAGCTAGATGGTGAAACCTACACCCTGCTCCAGTTTCATTTTCACACCCCGTCGGAGCATCATGTGGATCATAAGAAATATCCCATGGAGATTCACTTTGTGCACCAAAACCAGGCTGGAGACTATGCTGTCATAGCGGTATTAGTTGAATACGGTATTAGAGCCAACCCTTTTCTGGCTCACTTTATGAAATCGCTCCCCACACATGTACACGAAGAAAGACGCTCGCACGAAAAAGCCGATCCCATGGAGGCATTGCCGCGCAACAATCACAAGTTCTTTTACTACAAAGGCTCGCTGACTACCCCTCCCTGCTCTCAAAATGTAAGCTGGGTGGTGATGGAAAAACCTGTTCAGGCCACTGAGATTCAGATCGCTCAAATACATAACATCCTCTATGATGACAATCGTCCCATACAAGACTCACATAATCGGGTGGTATATCTGGCGGATTATTAGGCCTTTTGGGCCCTAGGTCCTAATTTGACTACCTCCAGATCGCTGATCTTGGCCTTTTCGATGGTAAAACGCAATAGGGTTCGCTCCTTGTGAAATCCATGTCTGCCTGCAGCACCCGGATTCATAAAGAGCGTGCCTTTGTGTTTGGGGTCGTGCATCACGGTCAGGATGTGAGAATGACCACAGATGAATAGATCGGGCCTCAGCTTCTGAATCAAGGGGCGCACTCTCGGATTGTAGCGTGGCGCTTTACCTCCGATATGCGTCATCCAGACCTTCACTCCTTCACAGTCGAAACGTTGATCCTCAGGAAACAACTGACGCACATCCTGGCCATCAATATTTCCATAAACGCCAAGGATG
This is a stretch of genomic DNA from Reichenbachiella ulvae. It encodes these proteins:
- a CDS encoding LytR/AlgR family response regulator transcription factor: MRAVLIDDELAVVENLKTLLSIYFPELEIVGVAHGVHEGIACIRKHQPDLVLLDVEMQDGTGFDLLAIYGELDFQLIFVTGHNAFAIKAFKYSALDYVLKPVDPDDLVTAINKAKTITDRTEIGIKVSSLVQNQEVQNQDKKIVLKDADNVYLVALRDIVRCESDANYTQFYLVDGRRLIISKTLKEYDAMFREQLFFRAHQSHLINLMHFDRYEKKEGGTVYMKDGSALPVAVRKKDQLLAALSQL
- a CDS encoding tetratricopeptide repeat-containing sensor histidine kinase, producing MYKQVLQYLLVIFLIMQTVVTLAKDSMLAKDSMDSPELDSLLHELEINTKRDSTRIELLTNLYNFHRTRNNTEGIAYLTEGLEISKEINDKRSEALILRYLAVYHRLSGLYPEAISYALDSEKILDSLMLRDELLLVNSELGLLYQNIGEIEKALEVQLSNIDIVEENEDSGSKARYYFVAGYSYSELKQFSKAERLYKEAVRISKQAGFVPGEMVMMATMANLYVEMGKYPEARRMLEEVTPYFEQNSQLRSLAGVYFSLGKLETREKNYRLAVDYLNKALSLYKEVGAARLILETYEQLYFNYSILEEYNYADKAWGKFDSLNEAIHSEEREKITAEFQAKYETEKKEAEIESLAQQAAIQTLELKQKNLAIWVGGILLAVIALIVYLVYKTQVQRRERAQSELQQRFLRSQLNPHFISNALLAVQNFVLKNEAQAAASYLSKFSKLMREILENSRQEFITVEEELEMLNNYMVIHQMRLNGSFEYEINVDDAIDPEIDTLPPMFVQPFVENAIEHGLINKSQNGKIILDLKKSGDFIQVTLRDNGTGFEESGESSRRSLSTQIIQERIDTFNRSLKNKIQLVVGNDVNENGEIAGAKIELKLPFSYV
- a CDS encoding carbonic anhydrase, whose amino-acid sequence is MKYFVILILIAKTVTHLSAQSDQSLFNNHSGHHDWAYSGQYGPDHWAELDPEYRDCNGDLQSPIDLVHAVCQAKKVDIQFHYHPFFVDLINNGHTLIEKVVEPKALELDGETYTLLQFHFHTPSEHHVDHKKYPMEIHFVHQNQAGDYAVIAVLVEYGIRANPFLAHFMKSLPTHVHEERRSHEKADPMEALPRNNHKFFYYKGSLTTPPCSQNVSWVVMEKPVQATEIQIAQIHNILYDDNRPIQDSHNRVVYLADY
- a CDS encoding metallophosphoesterase family protein — protein: MRIGLISDTHGFLDPKVFDYFAEVDQIWHAGDVGTAALIEELGAFKPILGVYGNIDGQDVRQLFPEDQRFDCEGVKVWMTHIGGKAPRYNPRVRPLIQKLRPDLFICGHSHILTVMHDPKHKGTLFMNPGAAGRHGFHKERTLLRFTIEKAKISDLEVVKLGPRAQKA